A stretch of Caenorhabditis elegans chromosome IV DNA encodes these proteins:
- the Y54G2A.26 gene encoding Ashwin (Confirmed by transcript evidence), which produces MGISLATVRKCIDMAVDEEVFTRCTDKNLVNLTPSERAEREELLSKLSTVFEDEKSLGAGTAGMTIAEYSPRRSYSNTLLRQSTDDKSSTSSYNANGGEYGGSTETTLLNLDDHSNSSKDYGMTPTTPAAPVASSVTSDLGGGGGQVFEEIGAIGGGMSTESSLDDKSAVKIPKRGRPCKAPGTTATNKSTKRKESQDGGQEVGGPVEDKDDHEKKTEDEDETNEETEKIEVQQADQAEREDDAASSEGTNRSETATPELATDTTAVAKKTRSAAARRKNTKTVDDEFAGATKKKRGSVTAATAGIGGDDENSDHKMVTRARSRQP; this is translated from the exons ATGGGCATCTCGCTGGCAACCGTTCGAAAATGTATTGATATGGCTGTGGATGAGGAGGTCTTCACTAGATGCACCGATAAAAATCTTGTCAATCTTACG CCATCGGAACGTGCCGAACGAGAAGAGCTCCTGTCGAAGTTGTCGACGGTATTTGAAGACGAAAAATCGCTGGGCGCCGGAACAGCCGGAATGACGATTGCCGAGTACTCTCCACGAAGATCCTATTCGAATACACTGCTCCGCCAATCGACAGATGATAAATCGTCGACTTCATCCTACAATGCGAATGGTGGAGAATACGGCGGAAGCACTGAGACGACACTGTTGAATCTGGATGATCATTCGAATAGCTCAAAAGATTATGGAATGACTCCGACGACTCCAGCAGCACCTGTAGCATCATCAGTAACATCAGAtcttggtggtggtggtggacaagtttttgaggaaattggAGCAATTGGTGGTGGAATGAGCACCGAGTCGTCGTTGGATGATAAGTCGGCTGTGAAGATTCCGAAGCGAGGAAGGCCTTGTAAGGCTCCAGGGACTACGGCGACTAATAAATCGACAAAGAGGAAGGAGTCTCAAGACGGAGGGCAAGAGGTGGGGGGACCTGTTGAAGAT aaagatgaTCATGAGAAAAAGACTGAGGATGAAGATGAAACGAATGAGGAGactgagaaaattgaagttcaACAAGCGGATCAAGCTGAGAGAGAAGATGATGCAGCTTCCAGTGAG GGTACAAACCGAAGCGAAACTGCAACTCCGGAACTAGCAACCGACACTACAGCTGTTGCCAAGAAGACTCGCTCCGCAGCAGCTCGACGCAAGAACACTAAGACGGTCGACGACGAGTTTGCAGGCGCCACGAAAAAGAAGAGAGGATCAGTGACGGCAGCGACCGCCGGAATCGGTGGTGACGACGAGAATTCGGATCACAAAATGGTGACAAG agctAGAAGCCGTCAACCGTGA